The Verrucomicrobium spinosum DSM 4136 = JCM 18804 DNA segment AAAAGGGGGGTCATTGACAGACAGAAGACTAGAAGACCAAAGACCAAAGACTTGATGGAGATTCGCCAGGCGAATCCAAGAAGACATCTCCCACCACCTGCGTCCGAACTCTCAAACGCAGTCCGGCTCCGTGGTCAGGTCTTTTGTCTTCTGTCTTCAAGTCTTTCGTCTACAGAGAAGGTACCGCCGCGAGGAGCTTTTTAGTGTACTCGTGATGTGGATCTTCACAGACCTGCGCCGCGGTGCCCTGTTCGACAATTTTTCCGCGGTGCATCACAATGATTTCATCGCTCATGTGCTCCACCACGGCGAGGTCGTGAGCGATGAAGAGATAGGTGAGTTTGAACTGCTCCTGCAGATCCTGCAGGAGATTGATGATCTGGGCCTGAACGCTCACGTCCAGGGCGCTGACCGGCTCGTCACACACCAGGAACTTGGGCTGCACGGCCAGGGCCCGCGCGATGCCAATACGCTGGCGCTGGCCACCGCTGAATTCGTGTGGATAGCGCCACATCGCCTCTGCGGGCAGCCCCACGCGCTCCAGCAACGCGGCCACCGTGTCCCGGCGGCCTGCCTTGTCCAGATGGCGGAAGTGAATGCGCAGAGGTTCCGCGATGATCTGCTCAATGGTCATCCGGGGATTGAGCGAGCCAAACGGGTCCTGAAAGATCATCTGCATCTCCTTGCGGTAGGGGCGAAACTCGCCCTCGCTCAGCGGCAGGATGTTCTTGTCCCGGTAGATCACTTCCCCGCCTGTGGCGGGAATGAGCTTGAGCACCGCCCGGGCGATCGTGGACTTGCCACTGCCACTTTCCCCCACAAGGCCCAGGGTGCCCCCTTCAGGAATGGAAAAACTGACCTCGTCCACCGCGCGGATCTCATCCACTTTACGGCGCAGGAACCCTGCATGCACAGGGAAGTGAATCTTGAGCTGGTTGACGCGAACGAGAGGTGTCATAAGCCGGGCGGAGCGAGTGTAGCACATGCCCCCAACCGGGAAACTTCAAAAATCCAAAGTTCTTTTGCGCCGTAGTCCCCGCTCCACAGCCTAGCGCAACGGGCGGGTGATCCGCTTCCAGAAGAAATCCAACTCACCGGCCAGAGAAGTCATCACGGCATGGAGGTCCCCACCCCCGGGAGCTGTCTCCGTGTCGGTGAGGATCTGATCCATGGCATAG contains these protein-coding regions:
- a CDS encoding ABC transporter ATP-binding protein; its protein translation is MTPLVRVNQLKIHFPVHAGFLRRKVDEIRAVDEVSFSIPEGGTLGLVGESGSGKSTIARAVLKLIPATGGEVIYRDKNILPLSEGEFRPYRKEMQMIFQDPFGSLNPRMTIEQIIAEPLRIHFRHLDKAGRRDTVAALLERVGLPAEAMWRYPHEFSGGQRQRIGIARALAVQPKFLVCDEPVSALDVSVQAQIINLLQDLQEQFKLTYLFIAHDLAVVEHMSDEIIVMHRGKIVEQGTAAQVCEDPHHEYTKKLLAAVPSL